Proteins encoded within one genomic window of Empedobacter falsenii:
- the purM gene encoding phosphoribosylformylglycinamidine cyclo-ligase has protein sequence MSNTYKQAGVDKEEGYQTVSKIKDAVAATHNSNVLNGIGSFGAFYQLGGYKNPVLVSGTDGVGTKLRVALDSKVYDTVGIDCFAMCANDILCHGAKPLFFLDYLACGKLDSDIAAEIVGGIAQACKETGTALIGGETAEMPGMYQVGDYDVAGFCVGVVERDEIIDGSKIKAGQVIIALPSSGFHSNGFSLVRKVFPDFNEEFEGKPLFETLLVPTKLYQNDIFKIKDAGIEMSGIAHITGGGLIENVPRIINDGLTAVIEKTKINVPTVMQELAKRGGIAENEMFGTFNMGVGMVVIVDQTDAEKVLNIIDGSALIGEIQEGADKIILK, from the coding sequence ATGAGCAATACATATAAACAAGCCGGAGTAGATAAGGAAGAAGGTTATCAAACGGTATCGAAAATTAAAGATGCAGTTGCAGCAACACACAATTCAAATGTGTTGAATGGAATTGGAAGTTTTGGTGCATTTTACCAATTAGGAGGTTACAAAAATCCTGTTTTGGTATCAGGAACCGATGGTGTAGGAACTAAACTACGTGTGGCTTTAGATTCTAAAGTTTACGATACAGTTGGGATTGATTGTTTCGCAATGTGTGCAAATGATATTTTGTGTCATGGTGCAAAACCATTATTTTTCTTAGATTATTTAGCTTGTGGAAAATTAGATTCTGATATCGCAGCAGAAATTGTAGGTGGAATTGCACAAGCGTGTAAAGAAACTGGAACAGCATTAATTGGTGGAGAAACAGCAGAAATGCCAGGAATGTACCAAGTTGGTGATTATGATGTTGCAGGATTTTGTGTTGGAGTGGTAGAGCGCGACGAAATTATCGATGGTTCTAAAATAAAAGCTGGACAAGTAATTATTGCGTTACCATCAAGTGGTTTCCATTCGAATGGATTCTCTTTGGTTCGTAAAGTTTTCCCAGATTTTAACGAAGAATTTGAAGGTAAACCTTTGTTCGAAACATTATTAGTTCCAACAAAATTATATCAAAATGATATTTTCAAAATCAAAGATGCTGGAATCGAAATGTCTGGAATTGCTCATATTACAGGAGGTGGATTAATCGAGAATGTTCCTCGTATTATAAATGACGGTTTGACGGCTGTAATAGAAAAAACAAAAATAAATGTACCAACAGTGATGCAAGAATTAGCAAAACGCGGAGGAATTGCAGAAAACGAGATGTTTGGAACATTTAATATGGGTGTCGGAATGGTTGTCATCGTTGACCAAACTGACGCTGAAAAAGTATTGAATATTATTGATGGAAGTGCGTTGATTGGAGAAATTCAAGAAGGTGCTGACAAAATTATATTGAAATAG
- a CDS encoding DUF6620 family protein has protein sequence MFGKLKSIFNKAEEAIENLQENNTTQSSNSENESAESTYQPEPIYFEDYIDYSNIIPEIDEHYVDNYENFYNALNSNNRQKVENSISIWKIDLEKYKEQVRKMGPYEGDDSLQQHAIAYFDDKIKNIENDFEKYAEAFLTDAPNQQELYDRAENNKMALYDRINDQLEKFVQKYDDKNSDIGIEQMYQQHDAKVLEDSKDNPLLEPIHGISLYDYAAGVVKIGSNVPETDVLKALGVDKPQWDEASLIWNQRMEQDTEMTVMTLYSQYFTKIDEHPTLGNNGNLSADTASNPNLERLKTDEHFFYDLAAERDAAIEV, from the coding sequence ATGTTCGGAAAATTAAAAAGCATTTTCAATAAAGCAGAAGAAGCAATTGAAAATTTACAAGAAAATAACACAACGCAATCGTCAAATTCAGAGAATGAATCTGCAGAAAGTACTTATCAACCAGAACCTATTTATTTTGAAGATTACATCGATTATAGTAACATCATTCCAGAAATTGATGAACATTATGTAGACAATTACGAGAATTTTTACAATGCTTTAAATTCTAATAATCGTCAAAAAGTTGAAAATTCGATTTCGATTTGGAAAATCGATCTTGAAAAATATAAAGAGCAAGTGCGTAAAATGGGACCTTACGAAGGCGATGATTCTTTGCAACAACATGCTATTGCATATTTTGATGATAAAATAAAAAACATCGAAAATGATTTTGAGAAATATGCAGAAGCCTTTTTAACGGATGCCCCAAATCAACAAGAGTTATATGACAGAGCTGAAAACAATAAAATGGCTTTGTATGATCGTATTAATGATCAGTTAGAAAAGTTTGTGCAAAAATATGATGATAAAAATTCGGATATTGGAATTGAACAAATGTATCAACAACATGACGCAAAAGTGCTTGAAGATTCAAAAGATAATCCTTTGTTAGAGCCGATTCATGGAATTTCTTTGTACGATTATGCTGCAGGAGTTGTGAAAATTGGTTCTAATGTTCCTGAAACTGATGTTTTGAAAGCTTTGGGAGTTGATAAACCGCAATGGGACGAAGCAAGTTTGATTTGGAATCAACGTATGGAACAAGATACAGAAATGACTGTAATGACCTTATATAGCCAATATTTCACAAAAATTGATGAACATCCAACATTAGGAAATAACGGAAATCTTTCTGCTGATACAGCTTCAAATCCAAACTTAGAACGTTTGAAAACGGACGAACATTTCTTTTATGATTTAGCTGCCGAAAGAGATGCTGCAATAGAAGTTTGA